Proteins encoded within one genomic window of Methanosarcina barkeri str. Wiesmoor:
- a CDS encoding sorbosone dehydrogenase family protein yields the protein MKGTRVILGFFAIIALIFVAYAVLRTIPLNDCGDNGTGLNCIELPPGFSIDYYAENIEGARSMALSPNGTIFVGSRDTGKVYAVLDRNNDSKADEVLVLAEGLDMPNGVAFRNGSLYVAEVSRVIRYDDIEARLENPPEPIVVNDNFPSDRSHGWKYIKFGPDGKLYVPVGMPCNVCNKEGEDERYGTIMRMEPDGSQLEIFAKGVRNSVGFDWNPRTGELWFTDNGRDWLGDDEPPDELNRAPVKGMHFGFPYCHGGDIPDPEYGKLRNCSEFTPPEMKLGPHVAALGMTFYTGTMFPEEYRNQIFIAEHGSWNRKIPIGYRVSLVRLENGKPVSYEPFANGWLQGLAAWGRPVDVLVMPDGALLVSDDKNNAIYRISYS from the coding sequence ATGAAGGGAACAAGAGTAATACTTGGTTTTTTTGCAATCATTGCACTTATCTTTGTAGCTTATGCGGTTCTCAGAACCATACCACTTAATGATTGCGGAGATAACGGGACAGGACTTAACTGTATCGAGCTTCCACCCGGTTTTTCCATTGATTATTATGCTGAGAATATTGAGGGTGCAAGGTCAATGGCGCTTAGCCCTAATGGCACTATCTTTGTCGGAAGCCGGGATACAGGGAAAGTTTATGCAGTTCTTGACCGGAACAATGATAGTAAAGCCGACGAGGTTCTTGTGCTTGCTGAGGGCCTAGACATGCCAAACGGGGTGGCGTTCAGGAACGGTTCGCTATATGTCGCTGAGGTCTCCAGGGTGATCCGCTATGATGACATCGAAGCAAGGCTTGAAAATCCGCCTGAACCTATTGTAGTGAACGATAATTTCCCGTCCGATCGCTCACACGGCTGGAAATATATCAAATTCGGGCCTGACGGAAAGCTGTATGTGCCTGTAGGAATGCCGTGCAATGTTTGTAATAAGGAGGGAGAGGACGAAAGGTACGGAACAATCATGAGAATGGAACCTGATGGAAGCCAGCTTGAGATTTTTGCAAAGGGTGTCAGGAACAGTGTCGGGTTTGACTGGAATCCCAGGACCGGAGAATTATGGTTTACTGACAACGGAAGGGACTGGCTTGGAGATGATGAGCCTCCGGATGAACTTAATAGGGCGCCTGTAAAGGGAATGCATTTCGGTTTTCCTTATTGCCACGGTGGAGATATTCCAGATCCTGAATACGGGAAACTCAGGAACTGCTCAGAATTCACACCTCCTGAAATGAAGCTGGGGCCTCATGTGGCTGCCCTTGGAATGACTTTTTACACAGGTACAATGTTTCCTGAAGAGTACAGAAACCAGATCTTCATTGCAGAACACGGCTCCTGGAACAGAAAAATTCCAATTGGATACCGGGTTTCTCTTGTCAGGCTGGAGAACGGAAAGCCTGTAAGTTACGAACCTTTTGCTAATGGCTGGCTTCAGGGACTTGCGGCCTGGGGAAGGCCTGTGGATGTTCTTGTGATGCCTGATGGGGCACTGCTTGTTTCGGATGACAAAAATAATGCAATCTACAGGATCAGCTACAGCTGA
- a CDS encoding ferritin family protein has translation MLSKIPIDLKSISEEDIDKEVLRAAIVAELDAVNLYEQMANLTKDANIKAVLMDVAKEEKTHIGEFQALLLKFDSQQKKELEAGAKEVEEISSK, from the coding sequence TTGTTATCCAAAATACCTATAGATCTTAAAAGCATATCTGAAGAAGACATTGATAAAGAGGTTCTCAGAGCTGCAATTGTCGCCGAGCTTGATGCTGTAAACCTTTACGAACAGATGGCAAACTTAACAAAAGATGCGAATATAAAAGCCGTGCTTATGGATGTGGCAAAAGAAGAAAAAACGCACATAGGAGAGTTTCAGGCTCTTTTACTTAAGTTTGACTCTCAACAGAAAAAGGAACTCGAGGCCGGAGCTAAAGAGGTGGAAGAGATATCGTCAAAGTAA
- a CDS encoding glycosidase: MIWKDEGELFVRYKKNPILTADYWPYKVSSVFNPAAVMVDNTTILLVRAEDHRGFSHLTVARSKNGIDGWEIDPKPTFTSDPTYYSEEVYGIEDPRITYIDEMGKWAIAYTAFSDSGPLTSLAYTENFTNFERVGPIMPPENKDAAIFPTRLNGRWAMLHRPVSNIAGAKANLWISFSPDMKYWGEHKVLLYAREGGWWDARKIGLAPPPMKTSDGWLILYYGVRQTTSKKSYRLGLALLDLEDPTKVLHRSEGWVFGPREMYERTGDVNDVVFPCGWILAGDELRIYYGSADMSVAMASAKMSDVMQYIHGCPGMQCPE, encoded by the coding sequence ATGATCTGGAAAGATGAAGGAGAATTATTTGTAAGATATAAGAAGAATCCGATACTTACAGCTGATTATTGGCCTTATAAAGTCAGCTCGGTATTTAACCCTGCAGCGGTTATGGTTGACAATACAACTATACTACTGGTACGGGCTGAAGACCACAGAGGTTTTTCCCATCTTACAGTAGCTAGAAGTAAGAATGGAATTGACGGTTGGGAAATTGACCCCAAACCAACCTTTACCTCGGATCCAACATACTATTCTGAAGAGGTATATGGTATTGAAGACCCACGTATAACTTACATTGATGAGATGGGAAAATGGGCTATAGCTTATACGGCTTTTTCGGATTCTGGTCCATTAACGTCGCTTGCCTATACAGAAAACTTCACTAATTTTGAGAGAGTAGGGCCTATAATGCCGCCTGAAAATAAAGATGCTGCTATTTTTCCTACAAGACTTAATGGCAGATGGGCAATGTTACACAGGCCCGTATCTAACATTGCGGGTGCAAAGGCAAATCTCTGGATATCTTTTTCGCCTGATATGAAATACTGGGGAGAACATAAAGTTCTTCTATACGCTCGAGAAGGAGGATGGTGGGATGCCCGTAAAATTGGACTAGCCCCTCCGCCAATGAAAACATCTGATGGATGGTTAATTCTGTATTATGGGGTACGTCAGACAACATCTAAAAAGAGTTATCGTCTCGGACTTGCTCTTCTTGACCTTGAAGATCCTACAAAAGTACTCCATAGGTCAGAAGGCTGGGTTTTCGGGCCTCGTGAAATGTATGAGCGGACTGGAGATGTTAATGATGTTGTTTTCCCGTGTGGATGGATCCTTGCGGGCGATGAACTCCGTATTTATTATGGAAGCGCAGATATGTCTGTAGCAATGGCCAGTGCAAAAATGAGCGATGTTATGCAGTATATCCATGGATGTCCCGGGATGCAATGCCCTGAATAA
- a CDS encoding plasma-membrane proton-efflux P-type ATPase: protein MAENVNLKIDEIKDSPAGEVLKNLNSSNKGLSSSEAENRIKQYGYNEISEKKVNPLIKFLSYFWGPIPWMIEVAAAISGVIQRWEDFIIISLLLILNGVVGFWQEHKADNAIELLKQKMALNARVLREGQWAQIPARELVPGDIVRIRSGDVVPADLKLLEGEYLQVDESALTGESLPVEKKSDGIAYSGSVIQKGEMNALVVATGMNTYFGATTKLVAEIRTRSHFQKAVLNIGNYLIVLAGCIVAIVLVVEELFRHTPFLETLQFALVLIVAAIPAALPAVMSVSMAVGATELAKKGAIVSKLVSIEEMAGMDILCSDKTGTITQNKLKLSELVPFGDFKENDLLIYGSLASREEDNDPIDNAILQKAKDTESLEDKIKTYEIEKFTPFDPVIKHTEAAVKGPEGEFKVAKGAPQVILGMSSNKEEIRQKVEEKVNSMASKGYRALGVCVEEEGKYRFTGLFGLYDPPHEDSAETIKTANSLNVNVKMVTGDHLAIAKEIASQVGLGTNIVTADDFVEKPDSEAQEVVEKADGFSQVFPEHKYKIVELLQKKEHIVGMTGDGVNDVPALKMADAGIAVAGATDAAKSAADIVFTISGLSTIINAIQQSRMIFQRMKSYAIYRIAETVRVLFFIATAIIVFNFYPVTAIMIVLLAILNDAPIMAIAYDNVRYSLIPEKWNMREVLRMSTFLGIIGVFFSFVIYYIGARILYLGPGVLQSFIFLKLAIAGHLTIFVARNRGHFWSPPPGKVLFWAAVITKILATLVAVYGFYISPIGWKLAGFIWIYALAAFVITDFMKVKFYEIMDRKG, encoded by the coding sequence ATGGCAGAAAATGTAAATCTCAAAATCGATGAAATCAAGGATTCGCCTGCGGGTGAGGTCCTGAAAAACCTTAATTCAAGTAATAAAGGACTTTCTTCATCGGAAGCTGAAAACCGGATTAAGCAGTATGGTTATAATGAAATTTCCGAAAAGAAGGTCAACCCGCTTATAAAATTTTTAAGTTATTTTTGGGGTCCAATTCCCTGGATGATTGAAGTGGCAGCTGCAATTTCAGGTGTCATCCAGCGATGGGAAGACTTTATAATAATCTCCTTGCTCCTTATCTTAAATGGTGTCGTGGGGTTCTGGCAGGAACATAAGGCTGACAATGCCATTGAACTCCTTAAGCAGAAAATGGCCCTTAATGCCAGGGTACTTAGAGAAGGACAATGGGCCCAAATACCTGCACGGGAATTGGTTCCGGGAGACATTGTACGCATACGTTCAGGGGATGTTGTGCCTGCTGACCTTAAGCTCCTTGAAGGTGAATATCTGCAGGTAGACGAATCAGCCCTTACGGGAGAATCTCTGCCTGTAGAGAAAAAATCTGATGGCATTGCCTATTCAGGATCTGTGATCCAGAAAGGTGAAATGAATGCTCTGGTTGTGGCTACGGGCATGAATACCTATTTTGGAGCAACAACAAAACTGGTGGCCGAGATTCGGACCAGGAGCCACTTTCAAAAAGCTGTTCTCAATATCGGAAACTACCTGATTGTCCTTGCGGGCTGTATTGTTGCAATTGTTTTAGTTGTAGAAGAGCTTTTCAGGCACACTCCTTTTCTGGAAACCCTCCAGTTTGCGCTTGTGCTAATAGTCGCTGCAATTCCTGCAGCTCTTCCAGCAGTAATGTCCGTTTCAATGGCTGTAGGAGCTACTGAACTTGCAAAAAAAGGAGCTATCGTCAGCAAACTGGTCTCCATAGAAGAAATGGCAGGAATGGACATTCTATGTTCGGATAAAACCGGTACAATTACCCAGAACAAGCTAAAATTATCCGAGTTGGTGCCTTTCGGAGACTTTAAAGAAAACGACCTTCTGATCTATGGATCTCTGGCTTCAAGGGAAGAGGACAATGACCCTATTGACAATGCAATTCTCCAGAAGGCAAAAGACACCGAATCCCTTGAAGACAAAATAAAAACTTATGAAATCGAGAAATTCACGCCATTTGACCCTGTCATAAAGCACACCGAGGCTGCGGTTAAAGGGCCAGAAGGAGAGTTTAAAGTTGCCAAAGGCGCACCCCAGGTTATTCTGGGCATGTCAAGCAATAAAGAAGAAATAAGGCAGAAAGTAGAAGAAAAAGTAAATTCTATGGCTTCAAAGGGGTACCGTGCCCTGGGAGTTTGTGTAGAAGAGGAAGGAAAATACAGGTTTACAGGTCTCTTTGGACTTTATGACCCACCGCATGAAGATTCCGCTGAGACGATAAAGACAGCAAACTCCCTTAACGTAAATGTGAAAATGGTAACAGGAGACCACCTTGCCATTGCTAAGGAAATAGCAAGCCAGGTAGGTCTGGGCACGAATATAGTTACAGCTGATGATTTTGTAGAAAAACCAGATTCTGAAGCCCAGGAAGTTGTAGAGAAAGCAGACGGTTTTTCCCAGGTTTTTCCCGAACACAAATACAAGATCGTTGAACTCCTTCAGAAAAAAGAACATATTGTTGGCATGACAGGTGATGGAGTCAACGATGTCCCTGCCCTTAAAATGGCTGATGCTGGAATTGCTGTTGCAGGGGCTACAGATGCTGCAAAATCCGCTGCAGACATAGTGTTTACAATCTCAGGGCTCTCGACCATTATTAATGCAATTCAACAAAGCCGCATGATATTCCAGAGGATGAAGAGCTACGCCATCTATAGAATAGCTGAGACTGTAAGGGTGCTATTTTTTATTGCTACTGCAATAATTGTGTTTAACTTTTATCCTGTAACCGCTATAATGATTGTTTTGCTCGCTATTCTCAATGATGCCCCTATAATGGCTATCGCCTATGATAATGTGAGATATTCCCTAATCCCAGAAAAATGGAACATGCGCGAAGTCCTGAGAATGTCCACCTTTCTGGGAATCATAGGTGTGTTTTTTTCTTTTGTAATATATTATATAGGAGCCAGGATTCTTTACCTCGGTCCAGGTGTACTACAATCTTTTATTTTCCTGAAGCTTGCAATCGCCGGGCACCTGACCATCTTCGTTGCCCGCAACAGGGGGCACTTCTGGTCACCTCCTCCGGGAAAGGTACTTTTTTGGGCTGCAGTGATTACAAAAATACTGGCAACATTAGTTGCAGTGTATGGATTTTATATATCTCCAATTGGATGGAAACTGGCGGGTTTTATCTGGATCTATGCACTGGCGGCTTTTGTCATAACTGATTTTATGAAAGTGAAGTTTTATGAAATAATGGACCGTAAAGGGTGA
- a CDS encoding M48 family metalloprotease encodes MKKETLQKNCTLPSWLWFWLVFYLFTFPIQVKYWKWYSRDLFSFLGPLPLANIPELLPSLALFFGIITISFPQIRARWLEKKFDLVKIDSVSPDKLKSVKQVTSEIEDFLKIHAQNLQIKVNFNRFDQNAFLYASGYRKASIAIFAGFLRLWKLDRKAAESVLLHEIGHYRNGDALVIGAGSAFEWVLKNCLTIAVLFFLVPTVLVLTTQGITSFYDSVYQEFTFLDVMIDAGMSSKEAIIHILNFLVSIIVFELKNLLLYLPILLFTTLWLLLWTINAFIPPIAGIWCAELNADRFMAGASVSPDAPEKALDRLYDEVSMVRWLLSQVSHPPKWFRKWMVNDTNKSKSRVVLLLLFPLAYFLTIVELLIRNFIAYIPGLSGFDDIFDSLAASIGAYLRTTSLVWLFSAVFILLWPTIAVYWVRFFAGEVELSNRDNYKQYVLSAGIVFCFFLLGYFI; translated from the coding sequence ATGAAGAAAGAAACCTTACAAAAGAACTGTACACTGCCATCCTGGTTATGGTTTTGGTTAGTTTTCTACCTGTTTACTTTTCCTATCCAGGTAAAGTATTGGAAATGGTATTCCAGGGATCTGTTTTCTTTTCTTGGGCCGCTGCCACTTGCAAATATCCCGGAACTTCTGCCTTCATTAGCTTTGTTTTTTGGAATTATTACTATATCTTTCCCTCAGATTCGCGCGAGATGGTTGGAAAAGAAATTCGACCTTGTTAAGATCGACTCTGTTTCTCCAGACAAGCTTAAAAGTGTAAAGCAAGTGACCTCTGAAATTGAAGATTTTCTGAAAATCCATGCCCAAAACTTACAGATTAAAGTCAATTTTAACCGTTTTGACCAGAATGCTTTTTTATACGCTTCAGGATACCGTAAGGCATCCATAGCTATATTCGCAGGTTTTTTGAGGCTATGGAAATTAGACCGAAAAGCTGCAGAATCTGTTCTATTACATGAAATTGGTCACTATCGAAATGGAGATGCTTTAGTTATAGGCGCAGGAAGCGCTTTTGAATGGGTTCTTAAGAATTGCTTGACCATTGCTGTACTTTTTTTCTTAGTCCCTACTGTTCTGGTTCTGACTACTCAGGGAATTACTTCTTTCTATGACAGTGTTTATCAAGAATTTACTTTTTTAGATGTAATGATAGATGCTGGAATGTCCTCGAAGGAGGCTATTATTCACATTCTGAATTTTTTAGTTTCAATAATCGTATTTGAGCTTAAAAATTTACTTCTATATTTGCCTATTTTGCTGTTTACTACACTATGGTTATTGTTATGGACAATTAATGCTTTTATTCCCCCTATTGCCGGAATCTGGTGTGCAGAACTCAATGCAGACAGATTTATGGCAGGAGCATCAGTCTCTCCAGATGCTCCGGAAAAAGCTTTAGACAGGCTTTATGATGAAGTGTCTATGGTCCGTTGGCTCCTGTCACAGGTTTCCCACCCTCCAAAATGGTTTAGGAAATGGATGGTGAATGATACTAACAAATCAAAAAGTAGGGTAGTACTCCTTTTACTGTTCCCACTTGCTTATTTTTTAACAATAGTGGAGCTCTTGATCCGAAATTTCATCGCATATATTCCGGGATTAAGCGGGTTTGATGATATCTTTGACTCATTAGCCGCTAGTATAGGGGCATATTTACGGACAACTTCTCTAGTATGGCTCTTTAGTGCTGTCTTTATTTTACTCTGGCCTACTATTGCAGTCTATTGGGTAAGATTTTTTGCAGGAGAAGTTGAACTTTCTAATCGGGATAATTATAAGCAATATGTTTTGAGTGCAGGAATTGTATTTTGTTTTTTTCTTCTCGGATATTTCATATGA
- a CDS encoding plasma-membrane proton-efflux P-type ATPase, protein MYRKNEPEFFAFYVGRVRIGGLFIGENVKLKIDEIKDSPADEVLKNLNSSNKGLSSSEAENRIKQYGYNEISEKKINPLIKFFSYFWGPIPWMIEAAAAISGVIHRWEDFVIISLLLILNAVVGFWQEHKADNAIELLKQKMALNARVLREGQWAQIPARELVPGDIVRIRSGDVVPADLKLLEGEYLQVDESALTGESLPVEKKSDGIAYSGSVIQKGEMNALVVATGMNTYFGETTKLVAGIKSRSHFQKAVLKIGNYLIITAGCVVAIVLIVEELFRHTPFLETLQFALVLIVAAIPAALPAVMSVSMAVGATQLAGKGAIVSKLVSIEEMAGMDILCSDKTGTITQNKLKLSELVPFGDFKENDLLIYGSLASREEDNDPIDNAILQKAKDTESLEDKIKTYTVKKFTPFDPVIKHTEATVKGSEGEFKVAKGAPQVILGMSSNKEEIRQKVEEKVNSMASKGYRALGVCAEEERKYRFVGLFGLYDPPHEDSAETIKTANSLNVDVKMVTGDHVAIAKEIASQVGLGTNIITADDFKEKSDSEAQKVVEKADGFAQVFPEHKYKIVELLQKKEHIVGMTGDGVNDVPALKLADAGIAVAGATDAAKSAADIVFTSPGLSIIINAIQQSRMIFQRMKSYAIYRIAETIRVLFFIATSILVLDFYPITAIMIVLLAIFNDVPIMTIAYDKVKYSQKPEEWNMREVVKVATFLGVIGVFFSFSTIYIGIYFFHLTFNVLQSFIFLKLVAAGNLTIFLSRNRGHFWSPPPGKLLLWAVVITKVIATLFVVYGIYITPIGWGLAIFDWAYALAAFVFIDFLKVKFYERLER, encoded by the coding sequence ATCTATAGGAAAAATGAGCCTGAATTTTTTGCATTTTATGTTGGGAGAGTACGGATTGGGGGTCTATTTATAGGGGAAAATGTAAAGCTCAAAATCGATGAAATCAAGGATTCGCCTGCGGATGAAGTCCTGAAAAACCTTAATTCAAGTAATAAGGGACTTTCTTCATCGGAAGCTGAAAACCGGATTAAGCAGTATGGTTATAATGAAATTTCCGAAAAGAAAATCAACCCGCTTATAAAATTTTTCAGTTACTTTTGGGGTCCAATTCCCTGGATGATCGAAGCGGCAGCTGCAATTTCAGGTGTCATTCATCGATGGGAAGACTTTGTGATAATCTCCTTGCTCCTCATCTTAAACGCGGTTGTGGGATTCTGGCAAGAACATAAGGCTGACAATGCCATTGAGCTCCTTAAGCAGAAAATGGCCCTTAATGCCAGGGTACTTAGAGAAGGACAATGGGCCCAAATACCTGCAAGGGAATTGGTTCCGGGAGACATTGTACGCATACGTTCAGGGGATGTTGTACCTGCTGACCTTAAGCTCCTTGAAGGGGAATATCTGCAGGTAGACGAATCAGCCCTTACGGGAGAATCCCTGCCTGTAGAGAAAAAATCTGATGGCATTGCCTATTCAGGATCCGTGATCCAGAAAGGTGAAATGAATGCTCTGGTTGTGGCTACGGGCATGAATACCTATTTTGGAGAGACAACAAAACTGGTGGCCGGGATTAAGAGCAGAAGCCACTTTCAAAAAGCTGTCCTCAAAATCGGAAACTACCTGATCATCACTGCAGGCTGCGTTGTTGCGATTGTATTAATTGTAGAAGAGCTTTTCAGGCATACCCCTTTTCTGGAGACTCTCCAGTTTGCGCTTGTGCTGATAGTCGCTGCAATTCCTGCAGCTCTTCCTGCCGTAATGTCCGTTTCAATGGCTGTGGGAGCCACTCAACTGGCAGGTAAAGGAGCTATCGTCAGCAAACTGGTCTCCATAGAAGAAATGGCAGGAATGGACATTCTATGTTCGGATAAAACCGGTACAATTACCCAGAACAAGCTAAAATTATCCGAGTTGGTGCCTTTCGGAGACTTTAAAGAAAACGACCTTCTGATCTATGGATCTCTGGCTTCAAGGGAAGAGGACAATGACCCTATTGACAATGCAATTCTCCAGAAGGCAAAAGACACCGAATCCCTTGAAGACAAAATAAAAACTTATACAGTCAAGAAATTCACGCCATTTGACCCTGTCATAAAGCACACTGAGGCTACGGTAAAAGGGTCAGAAGGAGAGTTTAAAGTTGCCAAAGGCGCACCCCAGGTTATTCTGGGCATGTCAAGCAATAAAGAAGAAATAAGGCAGAAAGTAGAAGAAAAAGTAAATTCTATGGCTTCAAAAGGATATCGTGCCCTGGGGGTGTGTGCAGAAGAGGAAAGAAAATACAGGTTTGTAGGGCTCTTTGGACTTTATGACCCACCGCATGAAGATTCCGCTGAGACAATAAAGACAGCAAACTCCCTTAACGTAGATGTGAAAATGGTAACTGGAGACCACGTTGCCATCGCCAAAGAGATAGCAAGCCAGGTAGGTCTGGGCACGAATATAATTACAGCAGATGATTTTAAAGAAAAATCCGATTCCGAAGCCCAGAAAGTTGTAGAAAAAGCAGATGGGTTTGCCCAGGTTTTTCCTGAACACAAATACAAGATCGTTGAACTCCTTCAGAAAAAAGAACATATTGTTGGCATGACAGGTGATGGAGTTAATGACGTCCCTGCCCTGAAATTGGCTGATGCAGGAATTGCTGTTGCAGGGGCTACGGACGCTGCAAAATCGGCTGCAGACATCGTATTTACAAGTCCAGGTCTTTCGATAATTATTAATGCAATTCAACAAAGCCGCATGATATTTCAGAGGATGAAGAGCTATGCTATCTATCGAATTGCCGAAACTATCCGGGTACTTTTTTTTATTGCCACTTCAATACTTGTGCTAGATTTTTATCCCATAACCGCCATCATGATCGTTTTGCTTGCCATTTTCAACGATGTTCCTATAATGACTATTGCATATGACAAAGTGAAATATTCCCAGAAACCAGAAGAATGGAATATGCGCGAAGTTGTGAAGGTGGCCACATTTCTGGGAGTTATAGGTGTATTTTTTTCGTTCTCTACCATTTATATAGGAATTTATTTTTTTCACCTCACTTTTAATGTACTACAGTCTTTTATTTTCCTGAAACTCGTAGCAGCCGGGAACCTGACCATATTCCTTTCTCGAAATAGGGGACACTTCTGGTCACCTCCTCCAGGAAAACTTCTTTTATGGGCTGTGGTGATTACAAAAGTGATAGCAACCCTCTTTGTAGTATATGGAATTTATATAACTCCCATAGGATGGGGTCTGGCGATTTTTGACTGGGCCTATGCACTTGCAGCTTTTGTTTTTATCGATTTTCTGAAAGTGAAATTCTATGAGAGACTAGAGCGCTAA
- the tes gene encoding tetraether lipid synthase Tes, producing MRLTKSICPECKRVIEASIFEENEKIIMEKECPDHGSFRDVYWSDAELYKKFEKYSYTGAGVSNFQSYSPLNCPFGCGICQHHESGTLLANIDVTNRCNLRCPVCFANAKVKGFVFEPSFEEIRKMMETLRNEKPVPCSAIQFSGGEPTVRDDLPEIIELAQELGFAHIQLASNGVRLANSPEYCKRLRDATLRTIYLAFDGITPEPYFETRGFNALPSKKKAIENCRRFGPESIVLVPTLAKGVNDSQVGGIIRYAAENLDIIKGVNFQPIAFTGRIDQSQREQRRITIPDVIKLAEEQTNGEIPRNAWYPVSFVVPMSRFLSAMRKVPIPELTVHQHCGAGTYVFFEEGHFIPITNFLDVEGFVEFLKEATSEMNGKISRVLTLAKIIKQVPRYIDEKKGPKSINVVQMILGVLKKGDMENTSRFHRNTLFLGTMHFQDLYNIDLERVKKCGVHYALPDGRIIPFCAYNNFHRDSVESKFSVPYIQEHESEQE from the coding sequence ATGAGACTAACAAAATCTATTTGCCCAGAATGCAAAAGAGTAATTGAAGCTTCGATCTTTGAGGAAAATGAGAAAATAATAATGGAAAAAGAATGTCCTGATCATGGGAGTTTCAGGGATGTCTACTGGTCAGATGCTGAACTCTACAAGAAGTTCGAAAAGTATTCATATACAGGAGCAGGGGTTTCAAACTTCCAGAGTTACAGTCCCTTAAACTGCCCTTTTGGTTGCGGGATCTGCCAGCATCATGAATCTGGAACTTTGCTTGCAAACATAGATGTTACTAATAGATGCAACCTTAGATGCCCTGTATGTTTTGCAAATGCAAAAGTAAAAGGCTTCGTTTTCGAACCAAGCTTCGAAGAAATCCGAAAGATGATGGAAACACTCAGAAACGAGAAACCTGTTCCCTGCTCTGCAATTCAGTTTTCAGGTGGAGAGCCAACAGTAAGAGATGACCTTCCAGAGATTATTGAACTGGCCCAGGAGCTTGGGTTTGCACATATCCAGCTTGCAAGCAACGGGGTTCGCCTTGCTAATAGCCCTGAATACTGCAAAAGGTTAAGAGACGCTACATTGCGTACTATTTACCTGGCTTTTGACGGGATCACTCCAGAGCCTTATTTCGAAACTCGGGGCTTTAACGCTCTGCCTTCGAAGAAAAAAGCTATTGAAAATTGTAGACGTTTCGGGCCTGAAAGTATTGTACTTGTCCCAACTCTTGCAAAAGGTGTAAATGATTCTCAAGTAGGAGGGATCATCCGTTATGCAGCCGAAAATCTTGATATTATAAAAGGAGTGAACTTCCAGCCGATTGCGTTTACAGGAAGAATAGATCAGTCTCAAAGAGAACAGAGGAGAATCACCATACCTGATGTCATAAAGCTTGCGGAAGAACAGACTAATGGAGAGATTCCCCGTAATGCCTGGTATCCGGTATCCTTTGTGGTTCCTATGAGCCGTTTTCTGTCAGCTATGAGAAAAGTTCCTATTCCGGAGTTGACAGTTCACCAACATTGCGGTGCTGGAACTTATGTTTTCTTTGAAGAAGGTCACTTTATCCCAATTACAAATTTTCTTGACGTAGAAGGTTTTGTTGAATTCCTGAAGGAAGCAACTTCTGAGATGAATGGAAAAATTAGCAGAGTTCTAACCCTTGCAAAGATCATCAAGCAAGTGCCAAGGTATATTGACGAGAAGAAAGGACCAAAGTCGATAAATGTAGTCCAGATGATCCTCGGTGTCCTTAAAAAAGGTGACATGGAAAATACATCACGTTTTCACAGAAATACACTATTCCTCGGAACAATGCATTTTCAGGATTTATACAATATAGATCTCGAAAGAGTCAAAAAATGCGGAGTACATTATGCCTTACCAGACGGTAGAATAATTCCTTTCTGCGCATATAACAACTTTCATAGAGACTCCGTCGAATCAAAGTTCTCGGTGCCTTATATACAGGAGCACGAATCTGAACAAGAATAA